GATCGACAGACGGGAATAGTACGGAAGGGGGTGGTGAGAGAAAGCGAGCACGGGAACGAACGGCGAACCGAATTAGGAACCGCTCGCCAGGTGCTCAATACACGCGAGCCAGCAGACACCAGGCCCTACCGGCCGCCGCCAAGGATGTCGCGAATACAAGCAGACAGCAGCACTGACTTCGGGTCCAGTCCGCCAGGCTCGTTCATGCGGCGCACATTGTATCCGAATGCCAAGCCGTAGAACGGATCAGCAAAGCCCAACGCTCCGCCCGCACCGTCGTGCCCGATAGCCTGATAGGAGCCAAACGGGAACATACCATTGGGCTTTTGAAACACCCGAGCAAAACACATGACGTTTTGCAGCACTCGATCCATCCCGAACACCTGCTGCGTTCCCATTAGTTTCACCGTGTCAGGCGTTAAGAACGGCTCAGACAGATCATGGCGTGGGTTTCCCTCGTCAATTCGTGAAGCAGAACAGTCGTTGAGACCGGTGACAGCTGCTGCGTACAGGCGAGCCAGGCCGCGAGCGGAACCGACCCCACCTGTCGACGCAACGCCGGCGGCACGAATATGGCGGTGGTTCGGTGTGGGTGTGTTGTCTGGCTCAATGACGCCGCCACCGAGTGCGGACAGCGCGCCAAGCGAATCTCCGAGCTCGCACTGGCCTACCGCTGCCGCAAGCTCATCAGCGCTGACAGGCCCGGCGCCAGGATCGTCGGACAGAGCGGCCGTTCCCGGAACCCGTTCGCCACGCTTGTCACGTTCCGCCAGGGCTTTCTCGAAGGGAAGAGACGGCAGGATGGGTTCGTAGCGATCATCTTCCGATTCAGGAAAGCCGATATAGAAGTCAATGTCACGTGGGGCACGAACCTCACGCTCGTAATGGGTTTGCAGGTCCTCACCGGCGACTCGACGGAAAAGTTCCTCCATCAGCGGTCCGATCGTGCGGCCGTGGTAGCCAAACGCCGTGCCCGGGCGCCACAGCGGTGACATGGCTGCCAACTTTGCCGCCATCCCGCGCGAGTCATAGGGCACATCCATCAAACGCATCGATTCTTCGCCAAGCAGTCCCGCCTGATGGGACAGCATTTGACTGACTGTAATCTGGTCTTTGCCACAGGCGGCAAACTCCGGCCAGTAATACGCAACTCGCTGCTCAAGATCCAAGTCACCTGAGTCAACCAAGCGCGCCAAGGTCAGTGCGGAAGCACCTTTTGTTGCCGAGAAAAACCCTGTAACCGTCTGCCCATCCATGAGACCGCCGCCCCATAAGTCAACGATCTTGTCACCGTTGACGTAGGCGCACACCTGAGCAGAGTAGGTGGGATCGCGCTGGAGCATGCGTGCGAAAAGAGTCTTGACCGACTCGAATCGTTCGTCGACCCAGCCGTGCACCTCTCCGGCGCGGCGCGGCTCATCCGCGTCGATGTCACGTGCGGCTGCATCTGTCCGGCTGTTCATTTCCGTATTCATGGCACTCTCCTTTGCGCGCTTGCACTGTCAGTTTCCCGCAGGTTCACCGCCGCTGCCACCGCTACCGCCGCACGGGCCGATCCGCATACCGCCCTTCGCTCCCTCACACCCCTCGTCCCCCATCTGTCGATTTCAACGGGTCTGAGTGACCTATTGCCGAGCAGACTCCGCTCCTTTTGCAGGTCAGAAGCTCGCGAGCATATACGGCGTGTCTGCAAACGAAGTGAGATCGACAGTTGGGGAATGGAATGGAGGGCGGAGTTGAAGCTGCCGCCTTTGCCGAGAGCTTCGGGAGCACAGAAAACCCGCATACCTGCAATTACACGACGCACCAGTCGCGGCTTGGTGCCCCAGTACACATCCTGCCCCCACACAGCGAGGATGCAGACGGCGAGATCTTCAGTGCCCCCAGCGCGCGTACTGATCTTCAATGACATCCTTGCCGTCACGCCACCACGATTCATGTGAGCGATACCAGGCGATCACCTCAGCCAGCCCCGCTTCAAAATCCCTCTTTTCCGGCTCCCACCCAAGATCCCGGCGCAGTTTGCTCGCATCCAGCGCGTATCGGCGATCATGGCCGGGCCGATCCCCGACCCAGTCGAAGTCATCCTCGTCCCTGCCCATGAGGCGCAAGATCGAGCGTAAAACGTCACAGTTGGAACGCTCCCCTTCGGCGGAAATCAGGTATGTTTCTCCGGGTATGCCGCGACACAGGATCTGCCAAACGGCCGCCGAATGGTCGTCGACATGGATCCAGTCGCGAACGTTTCGTCCATCGCCGTACAGCTTGGCGCGCCGGCCGGTCAAAATGTTCGTGATCTGTCGAGGAATGAATTTCTCAATGTGTTGATATGGTCCGTAGTTGTTCGAGCTGTTCGAAATCGTCACCCGGACACCGAAGGTGCGAAACCACGCGCATGCCAGCAGGTCAGACGAGGCTTTGCTGGCGCTGTAAGGGCTTGACGGCTTCACAGGTGATTCTTCAGTGAATCGCATGGAATCATCGAGAGCCAGGTCGCCGTACACTTCGTCGGTGCTGACGTGATGAAAGCGCCGCTCATGGTGCCGGCATGCCTCCAGCAGTCTGTAGGTGCCTGAAATGTTAGTGTGGATGAAAGGCTCGGGGTCAGCAATCGATTTGTCATTGTGGCTTTCGGCGGCAAAGTTCACGACGGCCTCGTGGTCAGCGACCAGGGATTCAACCAGCTCCTCGTCACAGATATCCCCAACGACGAGGGCGACTCTGCCGGGCGGCAAACCATCAAGATTGTGCCGGTTCGCGGCATAGGTCAACTTGTCGAGCACCGTGATGCGAATATGAGGATCGCGTTCGAGTGCGAATCGCACAAAGTTACTGCCGACGAAACCGCAGCCACCGGTGACCAGCAGGGAGTTCATGGTGTCCGACATGGATCCTCCTTTCCCCTCGTCAATTGTCACACGGAAAGCACTCCCACTCGGAGCAGCGGGGCGCGGCATTCGCGTGCAGACATCGCGGCCGGGCGGCTAGCGTGCAGACATCACGGTTGCGGGGCTCGCGCGTCATCGCCTGCCCACACTTCGCACAGTGGCCACACCGCCCATATACAAGTGTCGCGGCCCAGCTGATGCTGAACCGCGACAACTTGATATGCGCTTAAGCTAGCGCGAGAGTTTCAAGTGAAATCACTTGAGGGTGACGGTGCCGCCAGCCTCTTCGATCTCTGCCTTGGCCTTCTCGGCGTCTTCCTTGGAAGCGTTCTCGAAGATGGCCGACGGTGCGCCGTCAACCAGGCCCTTGGCGTCCTTCAGGCCGAGGCCGGTGAGGGACTTGACAGCCTTGATAACGGCAACCTTCTTGTCGCCGGCTGCTTCGAGGACAACCTCGAACTCGGTCTTTTCCTCAGCTGCTGCTTCTTCACCGGCAGCGGCTGGTGCTGCAACAACGGCGGCGGCCGGTGCGGCAGCCTCAACGTCGAAGACCTCTTCGAACTGCTTGACGAAATCGGACAGCTCGATCAGGGTCATTTCCTTGAAAGCTTCGATGAGCTCATCTGCGGAGAGCTTAGCCATGAGTGGCATCCTTCCTTGTTTGGCCTGCTACGCGAGCAGATTACGTTGTGTAAATGAGTCCGGGTGCATGGCGGTGAGGCCAGTAACCCGGGGCCTGTCGCGTCAGGCCGCTTGCTCCTGCTTGTCGCGAAGAGCATCGATTGTGCGCACAGCCTTGGTGGGCAGTGCATTGAATGCGTACGCAGCCTGGGAGAGCTTCGCCTTGAGGGCACCTGCAGCCTTGGCCAGCAGGACCTCGCGGGATTCCAGATCAGCAAGCTTCTTGACGGCGTCAGCATCGAGTGCGACACCATCCATAGCGCCAGACTTCAAAACCAGCGCCGGGTTATCCTTGGCAAAATCACGCAGCGTCTTGGCGGCCTCAACCGGCTCACCGCTGACGAATGCAATAGCTGTCGGGCCCTTCAGGTCGTCCTCGAGGAAATCGAATCCGACTTCGCGGGCCGCCAGCCGTGCCAGCGTGTTCTTCACCACGGCGTAGCTCACGTCATTGCCCAAACCGCGACGCAGCTCCTTGAGCTGTGCAACGGTCAGACCGCGATACTCAGTCAGCAGCACGGCATCCGAGTTGCGGAACTTCTCCGTCAGCTCGGCGACAACTGCCTCCTTGTCAGACCTCGCCATGGTCCTCCTTCCGAAAAGTCAGCCGCCGTACCCACGAAAAAGCCCGACACGCAGGTTCGTGTCGGGCTTGCACCACGCTTGTCCAGGTTTCCGCAAGGGAGCTGTTCAAGTCACGTTTCCTGCGTCGGTCGCTCTTGCGCTTCGATCTACTGTCAGTAGATGTCCGACGGTCTTTGGCTGTTCCACTATACCAAGATCGATGTGCGGCCTCTACTGTGCGCTGTGTGCAACAAAGCACGTTTGTGTGCCGCTATTTATTCCCGCCCTTATGCCTCTGGCATCCTGCACATTCCCACGTGTTCTCCTCTCGCTTTTTCTCGCCGTTCTCCCGCTCGCTCTCTTAGCTCCCCTCGGCATCCCTCTTGGCCTGCTCTCGACCTGCTCCTCAGCCTTCCTCTCCGCCTTCCCTCATCTTCCCCCTCCCCCTCATCCTGTCCGCATTAATCCCCAACTGTCGATCTGGAGCTCCCGTTATCGTCCTAATTGACGAGGGAGGCCCACACCTTCCGCGAATAACACTCTCTGACCAGTGAAAACGTTCGTCAGTGTTGAAAGCCAGTAATCCAGCCCGCCTTCTTGGTCCATCGAGATCGACAGTTGGGATTGGTAGGGGTGGGTGGGCTTCGGGAAAAGGGGGCTGCCGAGAGTAAGACGAAATGCGGATGAGACCGGACGCGGAAAAGGTGGCACGCAACGAAGACGTTCCACTAGAGAGTCGCCATGTGCTGAAGTCGGCTCAGGTCAAAATGCCATGCGCTGGAGACGGCGTGCTAGAAAGGGGCCGCGCATTCAAGACAGGGCTCATCGATGACGGCACACAATGGGGGTGGGTTCGCACACGCGTGCGAACCCACCCCCATTTATCAAGATTGCGACGTGACGCGGGCGCTGCGGCACCCTCGTCGAGGATCGCTCAGGCATCAATCCGCCTGGTCATCAACCCAACCGGTCATCTCTGCAACCGATCGCCGAAGCACCGAGAATCAATGCCGTCAGGCATCGAACAATCAGTCGTCAGTGCCGAGCAGATCGCGCGTCTTGGTCGGATCCAACGGGATGCCAGGGCCCATCGTCGTTGAAACGGTGGCCTTCGTGATGTAGCGACCCTTGGAGGAGGACGGCTTCAGACGCAGGACTTCATCGAGGGCAGCGGCGTAGTTTTCCGTCAGCTGCTCAGCAGTGAAGGATGCCTTGCCGATGATGAACGCCAGGTTCGCGTGCTTGTCCACACGGAACTCGATACGGCCACCCTTGATCTCCTTGACAGCCTTGCCAACTTCCATCGTGACCGTTCCGGTCTTCGGGTTCGGCATGAGGCCACGAGGACCGAGGACGCGACCCAGACGGCCAACCTTGCCCATCATGTCAGGGGTTGCGACGGCCACATCAAAATCGGTGTAGCCCTTCTGGACCTTCTCAATCAGTTCGTCGCCGCCGACCTCGTCAGCTCCGGCGTCGATCGCTTCCTGCGCGCGCGGGCCCACAGCGAAGACCAAGACCCGTGAGGTCTTGCCAGTGCCGTGCGGCAGGGAAACGGTTCCGCGGACCATCTGGTCTGCTTTACGGGGATCGACACCCAGTCGGAACATCACCTCAACGGTGGCGTCAAACTTGGTGACAGTGGTTTCTTTTGCCAGTTTCATGGCTTCAAGAGGTTCGTATACCTCACCGGCGTGGATCTTCTCCGCGGCGGCCCGGTAGCTCTTCGAGCGCTTTGTCATTCTGCTATCTCCTTGCAGGTGTGGTGTGTTCGGGCAAGCGCTTGCCCTTCCACAAAGATTGGTTTGGTGACGTATCAGTCGCTGACGGTGATGCCCATGGAACGGGCGGTGCCGGCAATGATCTTGATCGCGGCTTCGATGTCGTTGGCGTTGAGGTCCTGCATCTTGGTCTCAGCGATCTCGCGAACCTGATCTTTGGTCAGGTTTGCCACCTTGGTGGTGTGAGGCGTCGGTGAGCCCTTGTCCACGCCAGCCGCCTTCTTGATCATCTGTGCAGCCGGAGGCGTCTTGAGAACGAACGTGAACGTACGGTCTTCATAGACGGTGATCTCAACAGGGACGATATTGCCGCGCTGAGATTCGGTTGCAGCGTTGTACGCCTTGGTGAACTCCACGATGTTCACGCCGTGCTGGCTCAGTGCCGGGCCAACTGGCGGAGCCGGAGTTGCAGCACCGGCAGGGATCTGCAGCTTGATCAGGCCGGTGACCTTCTTCTTTGGTGCCATATAAGTTACGGGTCTTTCATTGGTGATTCGAAGCGAACCGACGGTTGCCGATCCGCCTGCGCGTCCTACACGCAAATGCAGACGCACAAACAGCGATGATATCGCGTCAGATACCTTGATCCCAAGTTCTCGTGCGCGACATCACTCACTAAGCTGTGCGCAACACCTGGGCGGGCGTGTCCGCCCCTGCGCCGCGGCGACTAGTCGTCGATCTTTTGAACCTGATCGAAGTTGAGTTCCAGAGGCGTTTCGCGCTCGAAAATCGTGACCAGAACTTTCAGCTTCTGGGTCTCGGGCATGATCTCGGAGATTACGGCGTTCATCGTTTCGAACGGTCCGTCCACCACTGTGACAACTTCGCCCACCTCGTAGCTGACCTTGAGTTCCTGAACCGGAGCCGGGCCAGTCTTGTTTTCCTGAGCGGCCTCTTCCATGACGTTCGGGGTGAGCATCATGACAACCTCATCTTCAGACAGAGGCATCGGATTGTGCTGATCGCCAACGAAGCCGGTCACGGCTGGCGTTTCCTTGACAACTCGGTATGACGCGTCAGTGAAGTCCATGCACACCAGGACGTATCCGGGGATGCGCACACGACGCACACGCTTCTTCTGAGAGCCGCGGAATTCCATGACATATTCGTCGGGAACCTCAACGCGGTAGATGTAGTCCTCCATGTTCTGGCTGGTGATGCGCTGTTCAAGGTTAGCCTTGACCTTGCGCTCGTGGCCGGAATACGTGTGGATGACGTACCAGTCGCCTGGCAGAAGGCGCAGCTCGCCACGCAGAACTTCGATGGGGTCTTCGATTTCGTCAGCCGCGGATTCAGTGTCCGCATCGCCCGGCTGCTCGCTTGCTTCAGCGTCGCCAATCTCCGAGGGTGGCTGATCCTTAGCAGGCACCTCATCATGAGCGGGCGCCTCAGCTACAGCCGCATCAGCATCGGATCCACCGTGCTCGGTGGCAGCAACTGACTCAATCACAGCTGCAGTTTCTTCCTGCGCGAGGGTGGAGTCAGCTGTCTCGACGCCATCAGCTGTCTCGGCGTCATCAGCTTTCTGCGCGCCGCTGCCCTCCGATACAGATTCGGATGCAGAGACGAACTGAGGGGCAGAATCAGCGTCGACGTGCGTATCGTTTACAGCGGTAGTCTCATCCGCATCTGGTGCGTTTTCAATGTGGTCGCTCACGTGTCCTCCTTCAGAGCCAACGCGCGTGGGCTTGTCAGCAGTGGTTGACGAACCGTAGAAGAAACCCGCCTGCAGGTTCCTGCCGGCGGGTCAATCGGGTTCAGCCGAATATCAATGCGTTTAGCTTACCGAATATCAGGTCTAAAAGTCCTGTGTATGCCATCACAGCGGTGACGAAGACGATCACGACAACGAAGTACGTCCATGTTTCGTTGCGAGTCGGATACGTCACCTTCTTCATCTCAGCGATGACCTGGCTGATGAACAGGCGAATGCGGGAGAACAGTCCACGCTTTTCGCCTTCCTCATGCGTCGACTTCTCACGGCTCGGAGTCGGTGCACTCTTCGTGCGGTCACGACGCACAGGAGCGCTCGGCTTGTCCGGCACGTCGGGCAGACCGTCATTGTCGGGTCCGCCAAGTGCGCGACTGTCGCTCACAGAACCTCTCCTTGTCGTGTAGGCCGATATCTACAATGTAGCAGGGCAGGCGGGAATCGAACCCACAACCGCCGGTTTTGGAGACCGGTGCGCTACCTAATTGCGCCACTGCCCTTCACCGCTTGTCACAGGCTGACGCCCATGACCCGCCCCGCTAGTTTAGGGCGTTAACGCGCCAGTGTACAACTTCACGCCGCATGTAGAAAATCACAGATCTGTGTTTTTGGCTTCCACCGTCCGCACCAGCACCCCTGATCATAGCGCGTCCATTCCTAGGAATTTTCTTCCGCACGGCCTCCAATCGTGCAACGATAGAGACATGTCGAACCAAACTGCTCACCGCGCCTCAGCGCGTCTTCGTTCCATCACACCATCAGCGACTTTAGCCGTGGATGCCAAGGCGAAAGCTCTCAAGGCTCAGGGCGTCCCCGTCATTGGTTTCGGCGCCGGCGAACCTGACTTTCCGACCCCCAACCAGATCGTCGAAGCAGCCGCCAAAGCCTGCCACGATCCTCGGATGCATCGTTACAGCCCAGCCTCAGGTCTGCCGGAATTGCGCGAGGCAATCGCAGCCAAGACGCTGCGCGACTCGGGCTACGAGGTCGACCCCAGCCAGATTCTGGTCACCAACGGCGGCAAGCAGGCCGTGTTCGAGGCGTTCGCAGCTGTCCTCGATCCCGGTGATGAAGTTCTCCTGCCAACCCCCTACTGGACGACATACCCCGAGGCCATCAAACTTGCCGGAGGCACCACGGTTCCCGTTTTTGCCGGTGCTGACCAGGATTACAAAGTCACCGTTGACCAGCTCGAAGAGGCGCGCACCGATAAGACTGTCGCATTGCTGCACTGTTCCCCCTCGAACCCGACTGGCGCGGTGTACACACCCGAAGAAACTCGCCAAATCGGCCAGTGGGCACTGGAGCACGGTATCTGGGTCATCACTGATGAGATCTACGAGCACCTGCTGTACGACGGCGCCCAGACTGCTCACGTTGTCAAGCTGGTTCCCGAACTGGCTGACCAGACCCTCGTCCTTAACGGCGTCGCAAAGACATACGCGATGACCGGCTGGCGTGTGGGCTGGATGGTTGGCCCACAGGACATGGTCAAGGCGGCCACATCTTTCCAGTCTCACTTAACCTCCAACGTCAACAACGTTGCCCAGTGGGCTGCCAAAACCGCGCTCGAGGGTGGCCTGGAGGACGTGGAGCGTATGCGCCAGGCGTTTGACCGCCGCCGACGCACGATGATCGACATGCTCAGTGAAATCGAAGGATTGACCGTACCCACACCGAAGGGCGCCTTCTACGCGTACCCATCGGTGGAGGGACTCTTGAACACCTCCATTCGCGGCACCACGTGCACCACGTCCGCTGAACTCGCCGACTTCATCTTGAAGGAAGCTGAGGTCGCGGTAGTGCCGGGTGAGGCCTTTGGCCCCAGCGGCTTTATTCGCCTGTCGTACGCGCTTTCCGACGATGATCTGGCAGAAGGCGTTGGCCGTATTCAAAAGCTCCTGGCTGACCGCGACTAAGACTCACTTTCTGCCTGGGCGAGGCTGATCGCTGGTTCAGCATCGGCGAGCGTTGTTTCTGCTTCAGCATCGGCGAATTCCATCTCGGTTGCAGCATGCCCGCACCTGACCATTTGCTGTTGCGGTCGCACCACCAATTCTGCCCTTTTGGCGCTGATAAGCGCTCATCAGCGCCTTTTAACAGGCACAATAGTGGTATGCAGTTGTTCACCCATCACACATCCGATCCCCAGCCTCACGGCACCGTCTTGATCTGCCACGGATACGCCGAGCATCAAGGCCGCTACAGGCGCCTCGTCGATTCTCTCAATCACGATGGCTACGACGCAGTGACATTCGATCTGAGCGGACACGGAAGTGCAGATGGTCCACGTGCTCAAGTCGATGTCGGCCGTCTCATTACAGAGCACCGCGCAGCGCGCGCAGACGCCCTCGCCAATTCGCGCACGTCGCAGCTATTTGTGTTGGGTCATTCCATGGGCGGCATTATCACCGCTGCATCTGTCCTCATCGATCCGGATCATGTTGCCGGCATGGTGCTGACCGGTCCGGCATTTCGTCCCGCCGCGCCGATCACTGCCAAGGTAGCTCGCTCCATGCTGACACTGGCTCGCGTCGCCCCCGGATTGCCCACAGCGAAGCTTGATGCGGGCGGCGTCTCGCGCGACCCTGACGTGGTGGACGACTACGAAAACGATCCGCTCAATTTCCATGGACCCGTCCCGCTGATCACTGCACTGACGATGTGCGTTCAGGGCGACCACACGATCGCACGAGCCGATTCACTCAGCGTGCCCACCCTGGTCATCCACGGCTCACATGACCATCTTGCTCGCCCGAGTGGGTCAGAGGAATTCGTGCGCAATGCTCGACTGTCACTGGCATGGGGCACGCACACCCCCGACGCGCACCTACGCGTCAT
The sequence above is a segment of the Schaalia radingae genome. Coding sequences within it:
- the rplA gene encoding 50S ribosomal protein L1; this encodes MTKRSKSYRAAAEKIHAGEVYEPLEAMKLAKETTVTKFDATVEVMFRLGVDPRKADQMVRGTVSLPHGTGKTSRVLVFAVGPRAQEAIDAGADEVGGDELIEKVQKGYTDFDVAVATPDMMGKVGRLGRVLGPRGLMPNPKTGTVTMEVGKAVKEIKGGRIEFRVDKHANLAFIIGKASFTAEQLTENYAAALDEVLRLKPSSSKGRYITKATVSTTMGPGIPLDPTKTRDLLGTDD
- the rfbB gene encoding dTDP-glucose 4,6-dehydratase, encoding MSDTMNSLLVTGGCGFVGSNFVRFALERDPHIRITVLDKLTYAANRHNLDGLPPGRVALVVGDICDEELVESLVADHEAVVNFAAESHNDKSIADPEPFIHTNISGTYRLLEACRHHERRFHHVSTDEVYGDLALDDSMRFTEESPVKPSSPYSASKASSDLLACAWFRTFGVRVTISNSSNNYGPYQHIEKFIPRQITNILTGRRAKLYGDGRNVRDWIHVDDHSAAVWQILCRGIPGETYLISAEGERSNCDVLRSILRLMGRDEDDFDWVGDRPGHDRRYALDASKLRRDLGWEPEKRDFEAGLAEVIAWYRSHESWWRDGKDVIEDQYARWGH
- a CDS encoding alpha/beta hydrolase, with the protein product MQLFTHHTSDPQPHGTVLICHGYAEHQGRYRRLVDSLNHDGYDAVTFDLSGHGSADGPRAQVDVGRLITEHRAARADALANSRTSQLFVLGHSMGGIITAASVLIDPDHVAGMVLTGPAFRPAAPITAKVARSMLTLARVAPGLPTAKLDAGGVSRDPDVVDDYENDPLNFHGPVPLITALTMCVQGDHTIARADSLSVPTLVIHGSHDHLARPSGSEEFVRNARLSLAWGTHTPDAHLRVIDGAYHEVLNEPEGPGLMRDIALWMDARRPAADNGADA
- the rplL gene encoding 50S ribosomal protein L7/L12; translated protein: MAKLSADELIEAFKEMTLIELSDFVKQFEEVFDVEAAAPAAAVVAAPAAAGEEAAAEEKTEFEVVLEAAGDKKVAVIKAVKSLTGLGLKDAKGLVDGAPSAIFENASKEDAEKAKAEIEEAGGTVTLK
- a CDS encoding pyridoxal phosphate-dependent aminotransferase; the protein is MSNQTAHRASARLRSITPSATLAVDAKAKALKAQGVPVIGFGAGEPDFPTPNQIVEAAAKACHDPRMHRYSPASGLPELREAIAAKTLRDSGYEVDPSQILVTNGGKQAVFEAFAAVLDPGDEVLLPTPYWTTYPEAIKLAGGTTVPVFAGADQDYKVTVDQLEEARTDKTVALLHCSPSNPTGAVYTPEETRQIGQWALEHGIWVITDEIYEHLLYDGAQTAHVVKLVPELADQTLVLNGVAKTYAMTGWRVGWMVGPQDMVKAATSFQSHLTSNVNNVAQWAAKTALEGGLEDVERMRQAFDRRRRTMIDMLSEIEGLTVPTPKGAFYAYPSVEGLLNTSIRGTTCTTSAELADFILKEAEVAVVPGEAFGPSGFIRLSYALSDDDLAEGVGRIQKLLADRD
- the secE gene encoding preprotein translocase subunit SecE encodes the protein MPDVPDKPSAPVRRDRTKSAPTPSREKSTHEEGEKRGLFSRIRLFISQVIAEMKKVTYPTRNETWTYFVVVIVFVTAVMAYTGLLDLIFGKLNALIFG
- the rplJ gene encoding 50S ribosomal protein L10 codes for the protein MARSDKEAVVAELTEKFRNSDAVLLTEYRGLTVAQLKELRRGLGNDVSYAVVKNTLARLAAREVGFDFLEDDLKGPTAIAFVSGEPVEAAKTLRDFAKDNPALVLKSGAMDGVALDADAVKKLADLESREVLLAKAAGALKAKLSQAAYAFNALPTKAVRTIDALRDKQEQAA
- the nusG gene encoding transcription termination/antitermination protein NusG, with protein sequence MSDHIENAPDADETTAVNDTHVDADSAPQFVSASESVSEGSGAQKADDAETADGVETADSTLAQEETAAVIESVAATEHGGSDADAAVAEAPAHDEVPAKDQPPSEIGDAEASEQPGDADTESAADEIEDPIEVLRGELRLLPGDWYVIHTYSGHERKVKANLEQRITSQNMEDYIYRVEVPDEYVMEFRGSQKKRVRRVRIPGYVLVCMDFTDASYRVVKETPAVTGFVGDQHNPMPLSEDEVVMMLTPNVMEEAAQENKTGPAPVQELKVSYEVGEVVTVVDGPFETMNAVISEIMPETQKLKVLVTIFERETPLELNFDQVQKIDD
- the rplK gene encoding 50S ribosomal protein L11, which codes for MAPKKKVTGLIKLQIPAGAATPAPPVGPALSQHGVNIVEFTKAYNAATESQRGNIVPVEITVYEDRTFTFVLKTPPAAQMIKKAAGVDKGSPTPHTTKVANLTKDQVREIAETKMQDLNANDIEAAIKIIAGTARSMGITVSD
- a CDS encoding serine hydrolase domain-containing protein — encoded protein: MNTEMNSRTDAAARDIDADEPRRAGEVHGWVDERFESVKTLFARMLQRDPTYSAQVCAYVNGDKIVDLWGGGLMDGQTVTGFFSATKGASALTLARLVDSGDLDLEQRVAYYWPEFAACGKDQITVSQMLSHQAGLLGEESMRLMDVPYDSRGMAAKLAAMSPLWRPGTAFGYHGRTIGPLMEELFRRVAGEDLQTHYEREVRAPRDIDFYIGFPESEDDRYEPILPSLPFEKALAERDKRGERVPGTAALSDDPGAGPVSADELAAAVGQCELGDSLGALSALGGGVIEPDNTPTPNHRHIRAAGVASTGGVGSARGLARLYAAAVTGLNDCSASRIDEGNPRHDLSEPFLTPDTVKLMGTQQVFGMDRVLQNVMCFARVFQKPNGMFPFGSYQAIGHDGAGGALGFADPFYGLAFGYNVRRMNEPGGLDPKSVLLSACIRDILGGGR